A part of Leishmania panamensis strain MHOM/PA/94/PSC-1 chromosome 34 sequence genomic DNA contains:
- a CDS encoding hypothetical protein (TriTrypDB/GeneDB-style sysID: LpmP.34.3350), whose product MMHFSGVVRRQMRPYYNLPSKSEHGRRMTGFLTPYRHWMWKQNELWRNVHEAQFEHLRKVYKRQWLESFRVNADEYIYKYNITKSAQLAQWEHEMQAQERKRRESQQLAQGRQALKKKHLDLLREFHERQFFYWYERASERLQYMARINYISQASIQEHIERELDKYTVGSKAPYPLNFAGQMPMLEDRDGNIAQVPANLMTNHATENPDGGATIYEPPEGTAVAEEKLLQMMASAQEEELRIRPEDGDAWSESMTDMDRSESARFDSRKVARSMEETDEEREVSRRAYIDRGKTGSKAIFRRPRFDGDGATSPSAGGTTPMKRRKSKTDRMHALQEQQDAAVAKATAKALKDEGSTAGATKRGEVAENRGRLRDRMITPSLETLQQSPEMMAQNKPGGRVRTHHLMEKVYGIGKFKKGGGGDEDA is encoded by the coding sequence ATGATGCACTTCAGCGGGGTGGTGCGGCGCCAGATGCGTCCCTACTACAATCTCCCCTCCAAGTCGGAGCACGGGCGCCGCATGACCGGCTTTCTCACACCATACCGCCACTGGATGTGGAAGCAGAACGAGCTCTGGCGCAACGTTCACGAAGCTCAGTTCGAGCATCTGCGAAAGGTGTACAAGCGGCAGTGGCTCGAGTCGTTCCGCGTCAACGCTGACGAGTATATTTACAAGTACAACATCACCAAATctgcgcagctggcgcagtggGAGCACGAGATGCAGGCCCAGGAGCGCAAGCGTCGCGAGTCACAGCAGCTGGCACAGGGTCGCcaggcgctgaagaagaagcacCTCGATTTGCTGCGTGAGTTCCACGAGCGGCAGTTCTTCTACTGGTACGAGCGCGCGAGCGAGCGCCTGCAGTACATGGCCCGCATCAACTACATCTCCCAGGCCAGCATTCAGGAGCACATCGAACGGGAGCTGGACAAGTACACTGTGGGGTCGAAGGCGCCGTACCCGCTCAACTTTGCTGGCCAGATGCCCATGCTAGAAGACAGGGATGGAAACATTGCGCAGGTGCCTGCGAATCTAATGACGAACCACGCTACGGAGAACCcagacggcggtgccaccaTATACGAGCCGCCAGagggcaccgccgtcgcagaagagaagctgctgcagatgatgGCGTCGgcccaggaggaggagttgcGCATTCGCCCCGAGGATGGCGACGCCTGGTCGGAGTCGATGACGGACATGGACCGCAGCGAGAGCGCGAGGTTTGACTCACGCAAGGTGGCGCGTAGCATGGAGGAAACGGATGAGGAGCGGGAGGTGAGTCGACGGGCGTACATCGACCGTGGAAAGACAGGGTCCAAAGCCATCTTCCGCCGCCCACGCttcgacggcgatggcgccacGTCCCCGAGCGCTGGCGGTACGACGCCGATGAAGCGCCGCAAGTCGAAGACGGACAGGATGCACGCCTtacaggagcagcaggacgcggcggtggcgaaggcAACGGCCAAGGCGCTGAAGGACGAGGGTAGTACCGCCGGGGCGACGAAGCGCGGTGAGGTGGCGGAGAATAGAGGCCGCCTCCGCGATCGCATGATCACACCCTCTCTTGAAACCCTGCAGCAGTCGCCTGAGATGATGGCGCAGAACAAGCCGGGCGGTCGTGTGCGGACACATCACCTCATGGAGAAGGTCTACGGCATCGGCAAGTTCAAGaaaggtggcggtggagatgAGGATGCGTAA
- a CDS encoding hypothetical protein (TriTrypDB/GeneDB-style sysID: LpmP.34.3360) has product MGEKQSKGYWQEDEDAPTCNGCGCVFSTTLRRHHCRNCGYVLCGGCSRHRAAIPMRGITEPERVCDACYLALRNSSVIGSSLSRGNPEPIVNPSETPNRPAAWTAGGTTCGPSADLRASDAASLAAAAQSSSAAPELSEEQREAEAFYHNPYGGAAGGQGNSDTTGAADARQETINPEALEKKRLIQRWNTVRQATVYVDILVQQSERVEPDTAVEYSRETEALILEPELPINQLGTRMLPLPRPTTDSARYLVELVTTIGVTGTMLERAAADLTRRLVTRIPARADSRESPDRFVGY; this is encoded by the coding sequence ATGGGGGAGAAGCAGTCAAAGGGGTACTGgcaggaggacgaggacgcaCCGACCTGCAatggctgcggctgcgtctTTTCCACCACccttcgccgccaccactgccgcaaCTGCGGCTACGTACTATGTGGCGGCTGCTCGCGGCATCGCGCTGCCATTCCGATGCGGGGCATAACGGAACCAGAGCGCGTCTGTGACGCGTGCTACCTCGCCCTacgcaacagcagcgtgaTAGGGAGCAGCCTCAGCAGGGGAAATCCAGAGCCCATTGTCAATCCAAGTGAGACACCCAACCGGCCAGCTGCGTGGACGGCAGGCGGAACCACCTGCGGTCCGTCGGCTGACCTGAGAGCATCAGATGCAGCTAGtctcgcagctgcagcgcagtcgtcgagcgccgcgccagagctgagcgaggagcagcgagaggcagAAGCATTCTACCATAACCCGTACGGTGGAGCCGCCGGTGGCCAGGGCAACAGCGACACCACAGGAGCTGCCGACGCTCGCCAGGAGACGATCAACCCGGAGGCgttggagaagaagcgactAATCCAGCGCTGGAACACGGTGCGGCAGGCCACCGTCTACGTCGACATTCTCGTGCAGCAGTCGGAGCGCGTAGAGCCGGATACGGCGGTGGAGTACAGCCGTGAGACGGAGGCCCTCATCTTGGAGCCAGAACTGCCCATCAACCAGCTCGGCACTAGgatgttgccgctgccgcggcctaCCACGGATAGCGCTCGCTACCTCGTAGAGTTGGTGACAACGATTGGAGTGACCGGCACCATGCTGGaaagggcggcggcagacCTGACGCGGCGACTTGTGACACGGATACCTGCACGTGCAGATTCACGTGAGTCGCCCGATAGATTTGTCGGCTATTAG
- a CDS encoding hypothetical protein (TriTrypDB/GeneDB-style sysID: LpmP.34.3340), producing the protein MNSYRLEVAVKRVSGLNPLIASASSMIAVEVRFLNFPPIMIHPQGYAVGDTVTYNVCHKADFRMCSEQAAANFPAMCQCQLVSVNEGAVAGGARWSCPCLLVPQPGAAAQLSLRTYANYVISNAAGGAVGYADMSCRVLLQDPPSTAPVPISMPAPQASVTPLPVAAPPASALEPSRGTSADQGKPYIVRVVVGESDRHRRPSQATRWDGVQDTSRGHEVTVTRASASDRGQPSRCVSANTAEKGSLLHLLQYDVAYQLQSLSETVAAALHREHDVLTRTPLKGPDKSDALSTSRLTKSIDHHVASIVKVANIVLQVVNQLVDNSPATPRIGASRVVKDMARQMRNPVNKLPLPAEDSIGHYLQYDVLYQLQCLGTNLSYMTVAYRAVLDTPLSSIPVQHVAYCDELGHEIQHLTKQISILVQSCVDGTLSTAALSAAPRPVVQKKDQKQRKANSRSAPQAAAAHLGAHKLSGAAKSFSSTSYSSFSNSRGTSTSSLSSSCLSSSLNRPATPASQPRAPTIVAAPTNPLPAGQSSLAATPTPSAPAQPLPPPPSYATPAATTPRKQTSPSPPTPPPPYTVAAPPAEQTAMSLPTPVGSQMWLSPFNPMDSLGEPTALSQANPLVPRVSHINQANNFQLSTAAPPRDSLHPGSQSTTVYGMTASAFTPQPVLATGGPPALSPQHLSLVPPPLAAPTPLTPPSAAPSPPPMATSKLATPPPIQPQPPVPLTIPIPVPIPP; encoded by the coding sequence ATGAATTCCTATCGCCTCGAGGTGGCCGTAAAGCGGGTGTCCGGGCTCAACCCACTCATTGCCAGCGCCTCGTCAATGATTGCTGTGGAGGTGCGCTTCCTCAATTTCCCTCCCATAATGATACACCCACAAGGCTACGCTGTTGGCGACACCGTGACGTACAACGTCTGCCACAAGGCCGACTTTCGAATGTGCAGTGAGCAGGCTGCCGCGAACTTTCCTGCCATGTGCCAGTGTCAGTTGGTCAGTGTAAATGAAGGGGCAGTAGCGGGCGGTGCACGGTGGTCGTGCCCGTGTTTACTGGTGCCGCAGcccggcgcagctgcacaactCTCCCTGCGCACCTACGCCAACTACGTCATCAGCAACGCTGCCGGAGGGGCGGTGGGCTACGCCGATATGAGCTGCCGGGTGCTCTTGCAGGACCCACCGTCCACAGCGCCAGTTCCCATCTCCATGCCAGCTCCACAGGCATcagtgacgccgctgccggtcgCTGCACCCCCTGCCAGCGCCCTAGAGCCCAGCAGAGGAACAAGCGCCGACCAGGGCAAGCCGTACATTGTGCGTGTAGTAGTTGGTGAAAGTGACCGGCATCGCCGCCCAAGCCAGGCTACTCGCTGGGACGGGGTGCAGGACACGTCACGCGGGCACGAGGTGACGGTGACGCGTGCCAGTGCTAGTGATCGTGGCCAGCCGTCGCGGTGCGTGTCTGCCAACACCGCCGAAAAGGGAAGTCTGCTTCATCTCCTGCAGTACGACGTGGCGTATCAGTTGCAATCCCTCAGCGAAACcgtcgcggcagcgctgcaccgtgAGCACGACGTGTTGACGCGCACGCCACTCAAGGGACCAGACAAGAGTGACGCCCTCAGCACCTCCAGGCTGACCAAGTCGATCGACCATCATGTGGCGTCGATTGTGAAGGTGGCAAACATTGTTTTACAGGTGGTGAATCAGCTTGTGGACAACAGCCCCGCCACGCCACGCATCGGAGCGAGTCGTGTGGTGAAAGACATGGCACGGCAAATGCGCAACCCAGTGAACAAGCTGCCGCTTCCCGCTGAAGACTCCATAGGCCATTACTTGCAGTACGACGTGCTCTACCAACTGCAGTGCTTGGGCACGAACCTGTCCTACATGACCGTTGCCTACCGCGCGGTGCTCGACACACCGCTGTCGTCGATCCCCGTACAGCACGTCGCGTACTGCGACGAGCTCGGGCACGAGATTCAGCACCTCACGAAGCAAATCAGCATTCTCGTCCAATCTTGCGTAGATGGAACGCTCAGCACGGCTGCGCTGTCTGCTGCGCCAAGGCCTGTCGTACAGAAAAAAGACCAGAAGCAGCGTAAAGCAAACTCGCGGAGCGCACCacaagctgcagcggcgcatctAGGCGCTCACAAGCTCAGTGGTGCCGCCAagagcttcagcagcacctcttACTCGTCCTTCAGCAACAGCCGTGGCACGAGCACTAGCAGTTTGTCCTCATCTTGCTTATCCTCCTCCTTGAATCGACCGGCGACACCCGCGTCGCAGCCACGGGCGCCGACAATCGTGGCCGCCCCGACGAATCCGCTGCCAGCTGGGCAGTCGTCGCTGGCGGCGACACCTACGCCGAGCGCCCCGGCCCAgcccctgccaccgccgccgtcctaCGCCACGCCGGCTGCAACAACACCAAGGAAGCAAACGTCACCctcaccaccaacaccgccgccgccctacaccgtcgccgcgccgccggcTGAGCAGACAGCAATGTCACTTCCGACCCCAGTCGGGTCGCAAATGTGGCTTTCACCCTTCAACCCCATGGACTCCCTCGGCGAGCCAACTGCCCTGTCGCAGGCGAATCCGCTGGTGCCGCGTGTGTCGCACATAAACCAAGCAAACAACTTTCAGCTCTCTACAGCCGCCCCTCCGCGAGACTCACTCCACCCCGGGTCGCAGAGCACGACCGTGTACGGCATGACTGCTTCCGCCTTTACGCCGCAGCCAGTACTCGCCACTGGCGGTCCACCGGCGCTCAGTCCTCAGCACCTGTCTTTGGTGCCTCCACCGCTCGCGgcaccgacgccgctgaCGCCGCCAAGCGCTGCACCCTCACCACCCCCGATGGCCACGTCAAAGCTGgccacgccaccgccaatCCAGCCACAGCCGCCGGTGCCGTTAACGATTCCGATACCCGTGCCCATTCCTCCCTGA